One region of Bacillus zhangzhouensis genomic DNA includes:
- a CDS encoding YolD-like family protein: MNPNKLTPGYNIMWESSRMMLPEHREQLLAQKRKEKEYTPPPLSTDQLEEMNFLITQSITEDQAICVTYAAAGMKQQFWGWVKAIHYETQRIKIVNDEDVLYLSLQQIAAIDFDSIVFK, from the coding sequence ATGAATCCCAATAAATTAACACCTGGATACAACATCATGTGGGAATCAAGCCGAATGATGCTCCCAGAGCACCGTGAACAGCTGCTTGCTCAGAAACGGAAGGAAAAAGAATACACGCCTCCTCCGCTGAGCACTGATCAGCTAGAAGAAATGAATTTTTTGATCACACAGTCGATTACAGAAGACCAAGCGATTTGCGTGACATATGCTGCAGCAGGTATGAAACAGCAGTTTTGGGGCTGGGTGAAAGCCATTCATTATGAAACGCAGCGTATAAAAATCGTCAATGATGAAGATGTTCTCTACCTGTCCTTGCAGCAAATTGCCGCGATTGATTTTGATTCAATTGTCTTTAAGTGA
- a CDS encoding alpha/beta fold hydrolase: protein MKKWIAVFAFILCPLAAIGIFFTNKMMYIRKLSDEELIKRESNAGHYHHEEFQQLKKEKVCIPSAFGYDLHGYFVPYPHTTYTIVLCHGVTVSLINSVKYMKLFQKLGWNVMLYDHRRHGMSGGKTTSYGYYEKEDLAKIVKWLRQRLGESAIIGIHGESMGAVTTLLYAAKPEANANFYIADCPFASFEDQLLYRLKTDFRLSGQWILPLSDQVLKWRDGYRIRQVSPLDVIDQVKEPVLFIHSRYDDYIPCEQSRQLYARKKGGKQLFIAPHGAHAMSFSENKEAYEQEIQVFLQRFELNKDKRGE, encoded by the coding sequence ATGAAGAAATGGATCGCTGTATTTGCCTTCATATTATGTCCACTCGCTGCAATCGGCATTTTTTTCACCAATAAAATGATGTATATTCGAAAATTATCGGATGAAGAGCTCATCAAACGAGAATCAAATGCAGGCCATTATCATCACGAGGAGTTTCAACAGCTTAAAAAAGAGAAAGTGTGTATTCCTTCAGCATTTGGTTATGATCTCCATGGTTATTTTGTGCCGTATCCTCATACCACTTACACGATCGTACTTTGCCACGGTGTTACAGTCAGTTTGATTAATTCCGTTAAATATATGAAATTATTCCAAAAGCTCGGATGGAATGTGATGCTTTATGATCATAGAAGACATGGAATGAGCGGCGGGAAAACCACGAGTTATGGATATTATGAAAAAGAAGATTTAGCAAAGATTGTAAAGTGGCTCAGACAAAGACTTGGGGAAAGTGCCATCATTGGGATACACGGAGAATCAATGGGTGCAGTGACGACCTTGTTATATGCCGCAAAGCCGGAAGCAAACGCCAATTTTTACATAGCAGACTGCCCTTTTGCTTCTTTTGAGGACCAGCTTCTGTATCGATTAAAAACAGATTTCCGCCTTTCAGGGCAATGGATTCTACCACTAAGTGATCAAGTGTTAAAATGGCGGGACGGATACCGCATCCGGCAAGTTTCCCCTCTTGATGTGATCGATCAGGTGAAAGAACCTGTACTTTTTATTCATAGCCGTTATGACGACTATATCCCCTGTGAGCAAAGTCGGCAGTTATATGCACGAAAAAAGGGCGGCAAACAATTATTTATTGCGCCACACGGTGCGCATGCAATGTCTTTTAGCGAAAATAAGGAAGCTTATGAGCAAGAAATTCAAGTATTTCTTCAAAGATTTGAATTGAATAAAGATAAAAGAGGAGAATGA
- a CDS encoding DNA polymerase IV, whose protein sequence is MNERAILLVDMQSFYASVEKVEAPHLKDVPLIVSGDPERRSGVVLAACPLAKKRGVQNASRLWEAKEKCPEAVVVRPRMQRYLDVSVMMTELLEQYTDLVEPYSIDEQFLDITGSVTLLGSPREIAQNIQTTIMNQTGIYARVGIGPNKVLAKMACDHFAKKNTSGIYELRADRVADDLWPLPVGKLFGVGKRMEHHLKRMGISTIGTLAAYPLDRLKKRWGINGELLQRTALGHDPSPVTLHTHDQQKAVGHHMTLPHDYASFEDIKVALLELSEEVARRARFKHYIGQTVSVGVRGADFSHPTGFHRQIKLHSPTQYGRDIADAAIQLCQQHWDGQPIRSVGITLSQLQPDSQYQLSLFDPHFKKDRLSKVFDAIHMKYGPAALLHASSLTSAGQAYHRAEKIGGHYK, encoded by the coding sequence ATGAATGAACGAGCCATTCTGCTTGTGGATATGCAGTCGTTTTATGCGTCAGTCGAAAAAGTGGAAGCTCCCCATTTGAAGGATGTGCCGCTCATCGTCTCAGGAGATCCCGAGCGGCGGAGCGGGGTCGTACTTGCGGCCTGTCCGCTCGCTAAAAAACGAGGTGTACAAAATGCATCAAGATTATGGGAAGCAAAGGAGAAATGCCCTGAAGCCGTAGTCGTACGTCCACGTATGCAGCGCTACCTTGATGTCTCTGTCATGATGACAGAACTGCTTGAACAATACACAGATCTTGTCGAACCCTATTCAATTGATGAACAGTTTCTCGATATTACGGGGAGTGTGACACTACTCGGTTCGCCCCGCGAGATCGCCCAAAATATACAAACGACCATTATGAACCAGACGGGCATTTACGCACGTGTTGGCATTGGTCCTAATAAAGTGCTCGCTAAAATGGCCTGTGACCATTTTGCTAAAAAAAACACATCTGGCATCTATGAGCTTCGTGCAGACCGGGTTGCGGATGATTTATGGCCGCTTCCGGTTGGAAAACTATTTGGCGTCGGCAAACGGATGGAGCACCATTTAAAACGAATGGGCATCAGTACCATTGGGACACTTGCTGCTTATCCATTAGACCGGCTAAAAAAGCGCTGGGGAATCAACGGGGAACTTCTGCAGCGAACAGCTTTAGGACACGACCCTTCCCCGGTCACTCTTCACACACATGATCAGCAAAAAGCGGTTGGGCATCATATGACCCTTCCTCATGATTATGCGTCTTTTGAGGACATCAAAGTCGCCCTTCTTGAATTGAGTGAAGAAGTGGCAAGACGTGCGCGCTTTAAGCATTATATTGGGCAAACGGTGTCTGTTGGCGTAAGAGGCGCTGATTTTTCTCATCCGACTGGATTCCATAGACAAATCAAGCTCCATTCCCCCACACAGTACGGGAGAGATATTGCAGACGCAGCCATTCAGCTATGCCAGCAGCACTGGGACGGCCAGCCCATTCGCAGCGTAGGTATTACTCTCTCTCAGCTGCAGCCTGACAGCCAATATCAGCTGAGTTTATTTGATCCCCATTTTAAAAAAGACAGACTCAGCAAAGTATTTGATGCCATCCATATGAAGTATGGACCTGCTGCACTCTTGCACGCTTCGTCACTAACAAGTGCAGGGCAGGCGTATCACCGCGCCGAAAAAATTGGCGGACATTACAAATAA
- a CDS encoding NUDIX hydrolase: MKDFEEKTLASKELYNGKIIDLVLEDVELPNGKQGKREIIKHPGAVAVIARTDENKIILVKQYRKALERAIVEIPAGKLEKGEEPAHTALRELEEETGYTTHQLQKLTAFYTSPGFADEIVHIYLADQLVPLEEKRELDEDEFVEVMEVSLEEALHLIKEQHIYDAKTAYAIQYLQLQEVLESTK, translated from the coding sequence TTGAAGGACTTTGAAGAAAAAACATTAGCGTCTAAAGAATTATACAACGGAAAAATCATTGATTTGGTTCTTGAAGATGTAGAATTGCCTAACGGAAAACAAGGCAAACGCGAAATCATTAAACATCCTGGTGCAGTAGCCGTCATTGCACGTACAGACGAAAATAAAATCATCTTGGTCAAACAATACCGTAAAGCACTAGAGAGAGCCATTGTTGAAATTCCGGCTGGAAAACTAGAAAAAGGAGAAGAGCCGGCACATACAGCACTGAGAGAATTGGAAGAAGAAACAGGATATACAACTCATCAGCTTCAAAAGCTGACGGCTTTTTATACATCACCTGGCTTTGCAGATGAAATTGTTCATATTTATCTAGCAGATCAGCTAGTTCCGCTTGAAGAAAAAAGAGAGCTGGATGAAGATGAATTTGTCGAAGTAATGGAAGTTTCATTAGAAGAAGCCTTGCACCTCATTAAAGAGCAGCATATTTACGATGCAAAAACAGCCTATGCCATTCAGTACTTACAACTGCAAGAGGTACTTGAGTCAACAAAATGA
- a CDS encoding MFS transporter yields MKNNLRTLHPLSWTIIIGTIFGRMATSMSIPFLAVYLTQVKGASASSAGLIIAVSSLIGIVASFYGGYVSDRIGRKKVMLLSIFGWTLVFVGFAFADAIWVFFLMNALNGLCRALFEPTSKALLSDVTPSNIRLFVFNLRYTAINIGVVFGPLLGLYLGSSKTTFPFLVAAFIYLLYGLTLAWQFQKHPVAVPLESTKQISVKKALSIIQKDTVFSIIVIGVTLCSFGYSHLSSTLPQYLSASPMIEDGPKLFGYLLSLNAVVVIVVQYPLIMMAKRYSTILSLATGNILIAGSLFAIAFSQSLGMLAFIIVVFTIGEVLLFAMMDLFVDNIAKPEVKGSYFGAMGFSQLGSVIGPFAGGLCIDYFGAAHPLSIFTVLSMITIAGVPFLLIGYYRLKKRSAAAVAVKVSGDH; encoded by the coding sequence ATGAAAAATAACTTACGTACTTTACATCCACTTAGTTGGACGATTATCATCGGCACCATATTCGGCCGAATGGCGACGTCTATGAGCATTCCTTTTTTGGCCGTTTATTTGACACAAGTCAAAGGGGCTTCAGCTTCTTCAGCTGGGTTAATCATTGCCGTCAGCTCTCTTATTGGGATCGTTGCGAGTTTTTACGGTGGTTATGTTTCTGACCGAATCGGTAGAAAAAAGGTCATGCTTCTATCCATCTTCGGTTGGACACTTGTCTTTGTTGGCTTTGCGTTTGCAGATGCCATTTGGGTCTTCTTTCTCATGAACGCTTTAAACGGACTGTGCCGAGCACTGTTTGAACCAACGTCCAAGGCGCTCTTATCTGATGTCACTCCATCAAATATTCGGTTGTTTGTTTTTAATTTACGGTATACGGCCATTAACATTGGTGTGGTCTTCGGCCCGCTGCTTGGCTTATATCTCGGGTCATCAAAAACAACGTTTCCATTTCTTGTCGCTGCCTTCATTTATTTGTTATATGGATTAACACTGGCCTGGCAATTTCAGAAGCATCCAGTTGCTGTTCCATTAGAAAGCACGAAACAAATCAGCGTCAAAAAAGCCCTTTCCATTATCCAAAAAGATACGGTCTTTAGCATCATCGTCATCGGCGTTACCTTATGTTCGTTCGGGTATTCGCATTTAAGCTCAACACTGCCTCAATACTTATCGGCATCACCTATGATTGAGGATGGTCCTAAACTGTTTGGATATCTTTTATCTTTAAATGCAGTCGTTGTTATTGTCGTACAATACCCGCTCATCATGATGGCAAAGCGCTACTCCACCATTTTGTCGCTGGCCACCGGGAATATTCTTATTGCCGGCAGTTTGTTTGCCATTGCTTTTTCACAGAGTCTCGGCATGCTTGCTTTCATCATTGTCGTGTTTACGATTGGGGAGGTTCTGCTGTTTGCGATGATGGATCTTTTTGTAGACAATATTGCAAAGCCTGAAGTGAAGGGATCGTACTTTGGTGCGATGGGATTTTCTCAGCTCGGCAGCGTCATCGGACCATTTGCCGGAGGACTGTGCATTGACTATTTTGGCGCAGCGCATCCCCTCTCCATTTTTACGGTCTTGTCGATGATCACCATCGCAGGCGTTCCATTCTTACTCATTGGGTATTACCGTTTAAAAAAGCGATCGGCCGCAGCCGTAGCTGTTAAAGTAAGTGGAGATCATTAA
- a CDS encoding YfmQ family protein: MVWIVTSLVVFSLLKLVVTSLPSGVVERLFSRYAVHAKVTSDLTTMTFQGRPLDDQQTSEIIQHFNDAIFIERYYIYPGDEERFLHPQEGPTPLIMQTKLGRHDVTLYLYHYDDHVDVVRQFTHKPKKKLMAYRLRSEPLQTSNNLAHA, translated from the coding sequence TTGGTTTGGATTGTTACTTCACTTGTTGTGTTTAGTCTTTTAAAGCTGGTTGTCACTTCGCTGCCTTCTGGTGTTGTTGAACGCCTTTTTAGTCGTTATGCGGTGCATGCAAAAGTAACAAGTGATCTAACAACGATGACGTTTCAAGGACGTCCACTCGATGATCAGCAAACATCTGAAATTATTCAACATTTTAATGATGCAATCTTTATTGAACGCTATTATATTTATCCTGGTGACGAAGAGCGTTTTCTTCATCCGCAGGAAGGGCCGACACCGCTTATCATGCAAACAAAGCTTGGCAGGCATGATGTGACCCTTTATCTATATCATTACGATGACCACGTGGATGTGGTGCGGCAGTTTACCCATAAGCCTAAGAAAAAGCTAATGGCCTATCGTTTGCGTTCTGAACCGCTCCAAACATCAAATAACTTGGCACATGCTTAA
- a CDS encoding YqkE family protein, producing the protein MKKSNQDQAKLKDGINDDVKQQLLQMKQNLAVETEKREEQKRQGFLRQQKEKEKNKSFSELLDESHLDWRKYKS; encoded by the coding sequence ATGAAAAAGTCCAATCAAGATCAAGCGAAATTAAAGGACGGCATAAACGATGATGTCAAACAGCAGCTTCTTCAAATGAAACAGAACCTTGCTGTCGAGACAGAAAAAAGAGAAGAACAAAAACGACAAGGCTTCCTTCGGCAGCAGAAAGAAAAAGAAAAAAACAAAAGCTTTTCAGAGCTGCTAGATGAAAGCCATTTAGACTGGAGAAAGTATAAAAGCTAA
- a CDS encoding aldo/keto reductase, with translation MKKRRIGTSDLLVSEAALGCMSLGTEKGKALSLLDEAIELGINYLDTADLYDFGTNEEIVGEAIKNRRQDLILATKGGNRFEKGKPGWDWDPSKAYIKEAVKQSLKRLQTDYIDLYQLHGGTIDDPIDDTIEAFEELVEEGVIRYYGISSIRPNVIKEYAKKSNIVSVMMQYSLLDRRPEEWFSLLEEQSISVVARGPLAKGLLTEKPLSQASVAIQKKGYLQYSFEELQQIIPSLKKVAYDLSLTELSIQYILKHSAVSSVVFGASSVDQLKENIAAANARSLSDQEVKALTYYTKPSVYEAHRFK, from the coding sequence TTGAAAAAAAGACGAATTGGCACCTCAGATCTCTTGGTGAGCGAGGCGGCACTAGGATGCATGTCTCTTGGGACTGAAAAAGGAAAAGCGCTCTCTTTATTAGATGAGGCCATTGAACTCGGAATTAACTATTTGGATACAGCCGATTTATATGATTTTGGGACAAATGAGGAAATTGTCGGGGAAGCCATTAAAAACAGACGGCAGGATCTGATTTTGGCGACAAAAGGCGGCAACCGTTTTGAAAAAGGCAAACCAGGCTGGGACTGGGACCCTTCAAAGGCGTACATAAAGGAAGCAGTAAAACAAAGCCTCAAGCGGCTTCAAACAGATTATATTGATTTATATCAATTGCACGGAGGCACGATTGATGACCCGATTGATGACACAATTGAGGCTTTTGAAGAATTAGTAGAGGAAGGCGTTATTCGCTATTATGGCATTTCATCTATCCGTCCAAATGTCATTAAAGAATATGCCAAAAAGTCCAATATCGTAAGCGTGATGATGCAATATAGCTTACTTGACCGCCGCCCAGAAGAATGGTTCTCTCTTCTAGAAGAACAAAGCATTAGTGTCGTCGCAAGAGGTCCTTTAGCGAAAGGATTATTAACCGAAAAACCACTTTCTCAAGCAAGTGTAGCGATTCAAAAAAAAGGCTATCTTCAATATTCATTTGAAGAGCTTCAGCAGATCATTCCTTCTTTAAAAAAAGTCGCTTATGACCTATCCCTCACTGAACTGTCCATTCAGTATATACTGAAACATTCTGCGGTCAGTTCCGTTGTATTTGGCGCGAGCTCGGTGGATCAGTTAAAAGAAAATATAGCAGCAGCAAATGCACGTTCTTTAAGTGACCAAGAAGTCAAAGCATTGACATACTATACAAAACCATCTGTGTATGAGGCGCACCGGTTCAAATAA
- a CDS encoding YqkC family protein, whose product MDQKLKVIQNTAQNKTWVSFLNNNHPYSLLHWSIGGMDSVKKDVWLLQDEVTFETEEFTTLELAVNWIKENMDQVTDVL is encoded by the coding sequence GTGGATCAAAAGCTAAAAGTGATACAAAATACGGCACAAAATAAAACATGGGTGTCGTTTTTAAATAACAATCATCCCTATAGCCTTTTGCACTGGTCAATAGGTGGAATGGATTCGGTGAAAAAGGACGTTTGGCTTCTTCAAGATGAAGTCACATTTGAAACGGAAGAATTTACAACGCTCGAATTAGCTGTCAATTGGATCAAAGAGAATATGGACCAAGTAACAGATGTATTATAA
- a CDS encoding tetratricopeptide repeat protein: MKLKLSSPQVGIKINEWYRQICGFHVMKAEKLKAEIEQEILEMEQDQNLLLFYQLMDFRHKVMLEYFEPAKKASNDEEIKNLLETIEHSQTKLTDMLEYYVHFFTGMFEFEQRNYLSAIAYYRAAEKKLNLISDDIERAEFYFKLAEIYYHMKQTHFSMHYALQALDTYSAYRTYTLRIIHCEFVIGANYDDLKCYEHALPYFKNALKRARSIGNPRVIGSALFNLGNCYYQMNDLAEASRYLKDSIEVFEKENLTHLNRSLDPLFMLTQILFKQKQIEESLTLYQQGIMKACELEDEIYICKFQFLKALYVDADITIIDDTLDLLEDKRLYPDIEEFALDAAHYYNELGLFEVSTRFYERKIQAISKIQNGGHLYENEFDSSFIGSNCRIIGHESAAIGREPYGACGQTSYNSGDYRIS; the protein is encoded by the coding sequence TTGAAGCTCAAGCTGTCATCGCCTCAGGTTGGAATCAAAATAAACGAATGGTATAGGCAGATTTGCGGATTTCATGTGATGAAAGCAGAGAAGCTGAAGGCGGAGATCGAGCAGGAAATCCTGGAGATGGAGCAGGATCAAAACTTGTTATTGTTTTACCAGCTGATGGATTTTCGCCACAAGGTGATGCTTGAATATTTTGAACCGGCAAAGAAAGCCTCGAATGATGAAGAAATTAAGAATTTGCTAGAAACGATTGAACATTCACAAACGAAATTAACGGATATGCTTGAATACTATGTTCATTTTTTCACAGGAATGTTTGAATTTGAACAGCGGAACTATTTAAGTGCTATTGCTTATTACCGCGCAGCAGAAAAAAAGCTCAATCTTATATCAGATGATATAGAAAGAGCAGAATTTTACTTTAAATTAGCAGAAATTTACTACCACATGAAACAAACCCACTTTTCGATGCACTATGCCTTGCAAGCGTTAGATACGTATTCTGCCTACAGAACGTACACGCTGAGAATCATCCACTGTGAATTTGTCATTGGTGCAAACTATGATGATTTGAAATGCTATGAACATGCATTACCCTACTTTAAAAATGCTCTAAAGCGAGCGCGCTCAATTGGAAACCCTCGAGTCATAGGTTCGGCCCTTTTCAACTTAGGTAACTGTTATTATCAAATGAACGATCTTGCGGAAGCAAGCCGTTATCTGAAAGACTCTATTGAAGTGTTTGAAAAGGAGAATTTAACCCATCTTAATCGCTCTCTAGACCCACTATTTATGCTGACACAAATCCTGTTTAAACAAAAACAAATAGAAGAGTCGTTAACCCTCTATCAACAAGGTATTATGAAGGCCTGTGAATTAGAAGATGAAATTTACATCTGCAAATTTCAGTTCTTAAAAGCATTATACGTTGATGCAGACATAACAATCATAGACGATACATTAGACCTGCTCGAGGACAAGCGCTTATACCCAGATATTGAGGAATTCGCACTTGATGCGGCTCATTATTACAATGAGCTTGGACTGTTTGAAGTATCTACCCGGTTTTACGAAAGGAAAATTCAAGCCATATCAAAAATTCAAAATGGGGGTCATTTATATGAAAACGAGTTTGATAGTTCTTTTATTGGCAGCAACTGCAGGATTATCGGTCATGAGTCAGCAGCAATCGGAAGAGAGCCATATGGAGCTTGCGGGCAGACATCATACAACAGTGGTGACTATCGCATAAGTTAG
- a CDS encoding GNAT family N-acetyltransferase has protein sequence MVIRLDQKKKEQAKELLYIQLAAYQRETEQIGYQDLPPLKETVKDIIETDEIFIGFEKEGHLLGIASYELHDNRIILSRLAVHPHHVKKGIGTALLQSIIQYQKTIELTTAEANTPAIKLYEKLGFKQKARLQVENNLMLTKMERLILRKVEVIEYQSSWPKQFQDEHAKLKKIVAGNWVYGHHIGSTSVIGMAAKPIIDILLEVKHISTLDECNPLFRQLGYEPLGENGLKGRRFFRKGA, from the coding sequence ATGGTCATCAGACTGGATCAAAAAAAGAAAGAACAAGCAAAAGAGCTTTTATATATCCAATTGGCTGCATATCAGCGGGAGACAGAGCAAATTGGCTATCAAGATTTACCGCCCTTAAAAGAAACGGTTAAAGACATAATAGAGACAGATGAGATTTTCATAGGATTTGAAAAAGAGGGGCATTTGTTAGGGATCGCTTCATATGAACTGCATGACAATCGGATCATCCTCAGCCGGTTAGCTGTGCACCCTCATCATGTCAAAAAAGGAATCGGGACAGCGCTCCTGCAATCCATTATTCAGTATCAAAAAACAATCGAGCTCACAACAGCAGAGGCAAATACACCAGCAATCAAGCTTTATGAAAAACTAGGGTTTAAACAGAAGGCCCGTTTGCAGGTGGAAAACAATCTGATGTTAACAAAGATGGAACGTTTGATACTTCGAAAGGTGGAAGTGATTGAATATCAATCGAGCTGGCCAAAACAATTTCAAGATGAGCATGCCAAGCTGAAAAAGATCGTTGCCGGCAACTGGGTATATGGCCATCATATTGGCAGTACGTCAGTCATAGGAATGGCGGCTAAGCCAATTATTGATATCTTGCTAGAGGTGAAGCATATCAGCACCTTAGATGAGTGTAACCCCCTGTTTCGCCAGCTTGGATATGAACCTCTCGGCGAAAATGGACTCAAGGGAAGACGTTTTTTTAGAAAAGGCGCTTGA
- a CDS encoding antimicrobial peptide LCI — MKLRKTIAGVALSLGLLLPVSGQALATNGSTEADLRTSVTTIVDCSVTPFKGGGNRLCMHSSNGVFANHFKRFGTTFYLKGKAGNYAYYESANK, encoded by the coding sequence ATGAAATTGAGAAAAACAATAGCTGGAGTTGCTTTATCTTTAGGATTGCTTTTACCTGTTTCTGGACAAGCTCTTGCTACAAATGGTTCAACAGAAGCGGATTTACGTACTTCGGTGACTACAATTGTTGATTGTTCTGTAACTCCTTTTAAAGGTGGAGGTAATCGATTATGTATGCATTCAAGTAATGGCGTATTTGCGAATCATTTCAAACGTTTTGGTACTACATTTTACCTTAAAGGCAAAGCTGGAAATTATGCGTATTATGAAAGTGCAAATAAATAA
- the coaA gene encoding type I pantothenate kinase, giving the protein MSDTRLDFNTLYTRHTREAWAALGEYMPVSVSEEEARALQGLNDYLSLEEVRDIYIPLIRFLTLHVFAEKQKNQHVNAFLNYPHHAKIPFLIGIAGSVAVGKSTTARIIETLLSRLGDGLKVSLVTTDGFLYPQKELKDRGLMEKKGFPESYDVKALLSFLNELKSGKQTVHAPVYSHLTYDRLEGVYETVEDADIVIIEGINVLQSPALDDLKDEPRVFVSDFFDFSIYVDAAETQIQSWYKERFRLLRETAFQDPESFFHQYKDLTDEEADQMASTIWNTVNRPNLYQNILPTKYRADLILKKGDQHKVEEIAIRRV; this is encoded by the coding sequence TTGAGTGACACACGACTAGATTTTAATACGCTATACACGCGTCATACGAGAGAGGCCTGGGCAGCTCTTGGAGAATATATGCCGGTATCTGTTTCAGAAGAGGAAGCGAGAGCGCTGCAAGGGTTAAATGACTATTTATCGCTTGAAGAAGTGCGAGATATTTACATACCGCTTATTCGTTTTCTGACATTACATGTCTTTGCAGAAAAACAAAAAAACCAGCATGTGAATGCCTTTTTAAACTACCCGCATCATGCCAAAATTCCCTTTTTAATAGGAATTGCTGGAAGTGTAGCTGTCGGGAAAAGCACAACGGCTCGTATTATTGAAACGCTTTTATCGAGGCTTGGAGATGGGCTGAAGGTAAGTCTTGTGACAACAGATGGCTTTTTATATCCTCAAAAAGAATTAAAGGATCGAGGGCTGATGGAAAAGAAAGGCTTCCCGGAAAGCTATGATGTCAAAGCCCTGCTGTCTTTTTTAAATGAATTAAAATCAGGTAAACAAACTGTGCATGCCCCGGTATATTCGCATCTGACCTATGATCGGCTTGAAGGGGTGTATGAAACAGTAGAGGATGCGGATATTGTCATTATTGAAGGAATCAATGTGCTCCAATCACCAGCGCTGGATGATCTGAAGGATGAACCGCGTGTGTTTGTATCAGATTTCTTTGATTTTTCGATTTATGTAGATGCCGCTGAAACACAAATCCAATCATGGTATAAAGAACGGTTTCGTTTGCTAAGGGAAACAGCCTTCCAAGACCCTGAATCCTTCTTTCATCAATATAAAGATTTGACGGATGAAGAGGCAGATCAGATGGCAAGCACGATTTGGAATACTGTGAATCGCCCTAATTTATATCAAAATATTTTACCGACAAAATATCGAGCTGATCTCATTTTGAAAAAAGGTGATCAGCACAAGGTGGAAGAGATCGCCATCCGCCGGGTATAA